The segment TCGAAGCCCTCCTGTATCCTCTGAAAAACCTCGATCTCTGTTGCGAAGGCTGGCCATTCCGCCGGGTTTGTTATCATCTCCACTAGATCCGAGCAGTCCGTCTCGAACCGTACCGAGGTTATCCTCATGTCTCTCATACAAGCGGCTGCCCAAAGAAGACCATCCATCTCCGCATGCAGGGCAGAGAGGCTCCTCTGGCACGCACGTAATCCGAAGAGTTCTATGTCCATTTGATCCTTAAGACTCCATCCTAATCCACTAACACTGCCATTATTAATCCATGATGCATCAATTTGGCAGGTAGGGATTTGGGCCATCCCAAGGGGCACTGCCTCAGTCTCAGTAAGGGGAGAGTCTTCCTGCTCTTCATTTGTTTCCTCCTTTTCGTTTGCTTTCCTCCAAACTTCTGTCTCCAGGGATGTATGTTAAAGGATATCAATTGGGGATACTTCTTTCCTATTGAATAGTTTATCATTTCTtgccttccaaatgtaccaacAGATCCATGGGAAGGTATCGAATTGTGGTCTCAGGGGAGCCACCTCTTTTCTCTTCCAAAATAGGAATATTTAATACTCCAATAAAGACAAACCTTTACTTTCGAAACGCTCTTTTGAAGATGGAACCGTAACCGCTTCAATCGTATAAATATTAAACGATATCGAAAGTTGtcacttttctctctctctcgctttcGATCACTCCCGCCGATAGAATCCTCCGGCGACTCAAACGTCAAACCCAATCCACGGTGAGTTCTTCAGAAACCCAATCCATCGAGTCTTTCGTTTCATTTGTAGTATAAAGTTTTGTGATTGATTAGGGAAACTCTTCAACGCCTAGGATTCGATCAAGAtctctttttttatatgttgtttgTTGTTTGTTGATGCTCTTAGGGTTTCGTTTCGTGATGTCTGGGCGAGATAGGATCAGCGGATTGCCGGAATCTCTGTTAACTCACATACTCTCACATCTTCCGACAAAACAATCGGTCCAGACAAGTGTTTTGTCTAAGAGATGGGAGAATGTGTATTTAAGCGTACCCGGTCTTGACTTAGACTGCTCTGTTCTTCCTAATTATGATGCTGATGAAGTGATCTTAAGCTTCTTAAGCTTCATTGACAAGCTTCTCGAGTTTAGCCCTGAGCTAAGTCTGTTTAAAGTGAAGATTAAGTGCAGGAACACGATGATAGACGGGTTCACGGACCGGATCGGTACAATGATTGACCGGGGGACACAGCATCTAGATGTTGTGAGCAGTACAGATTATTATGAGGACACTCTTAATGATCTCTTACCTGTTGTTGACTTCATGCCTATGAATCTACTCACGAGCAAGACATTGGTTTACTTAAAGCTCTCCTCTTCTGGTCTTATGGATCCTGGTTTTGTGTCCATGCCTTGTCTCAGATTCTTGCATCTTGAAGAAGTTAAATGGCTTGTGCATCTGGAGAAGCTTGTGTCGGGATGTCCTGTGCTTGAGGAGCTGACTTTGGTGAGGGATCTGGATGATGAGTATTCACGTCGGCATGAGGAGTTTACGGCTATGCGGGTGAGGTCTCGGAGCTTGAAGAAGTTTCGTGTGCCGCTTAAGCACAGATGGGATTGCAGTTCGGAAGTGAGATGCACAGTTGAGATTGATGCTCCAGGGCTAGAGCATATGAGTCTAGGAGAAGATCAGTTTGATAGCGTCGTGGTAAAGAAACTGTCTTGTTTGTTGGTGGTTGAGCTTGATATCAAGTTTGTTGTCAACTTTGGCGAGTTTTTTGATCCGTCGGATGCATCAAAGAGAACTGAAATCCGCGCGTTTCTCAATGGGATATCGAGTGTAAGACATATGATCATCTCTGCCAAAACAGtgaaggtatatatatatatggacttTTTTATATTCAAAACCTCTCACTTGCttgtattatatttattatatattcgTGTTGCAGGCCCTTGATCTTTACTCAAAAGAAGGAATGATTCCTAAATTCAACAACTTATCCCGTTTAGAAGCAGTGTTCCATGGCAAGTTATTGCAGTTTATGCCAGCCTTGCTTGAGTGTTGCCCCAATCTCAAACACCTAGTCTTGGTAAAACCATTATTGTTGTCCTTATGTTTTTATGGATATGTGTATTATTCAATACTCTGctctttttttgtgtgtgtgtgtttgcagAAGGTTCTTCATTCAGAGGAGATGGAGGAGGGATTGGAACTCACAGATGTGCCGCGGTGTGTGTCATCGACTCTAGAGTGTGTTGAGATACAAGAACAACTTGAATTGGAGGAAGGGAAGATGAAAGCAACAAGTTACTTTCTTGGAAACTCAGCAATACTCAAGAAACTCATCCTGAGCCCCACAGCTTATGATCCTCGATATGTTGTGGAATCAGAAATAGTCGACAAGGTTAATAAACTCACAAAACGTTCTACAGGATGTGAAATTATCATTCGAGCCATGGAGGAGGTCGTTATCATTTGATGAGTCTTCTTCTTAGTTCTGGTTGGATTCATTTTGACCATTGGTGCTGATACAAGTTCTTCATATTCAGTAATGACTCTGCATGCAAtcctcttttcctttttttttcaaaagtccTAACCTCAGTTTGTTGGATGTCTTTTTTTTCTCATAAATTTCAGTTTGGTTACTCTTGGTTTTATATGTTTTACGGctataaaaatatccaaaaaattaGGTATTATACAgctcatttaaaaataactagatttatttaatatatattttaacatctATTTAACTATGTTATTACAATGATGAGACATAGACGATATGATATATCTGGTTTGAGTTTAAAAATGTtgatttaaatacaaaaatattttaaataaatgttttttttaaattaacaaaatatttgtaacgttgttaatgaatttttttattataatatatttaatattctgcgcacaaatcaaaatttagttatatatatatatatatatattaaatttaattaaataattgatcCACAGTTCATTCGCAGTTAATCCAATAGTCTGGTCTAGTGTCatgttgattttaaaatattgatttaaatatttttactttttatatttttttgataatatacattttattcaacTTTGCCAAAATGTTATAtgatttttgatgttttaatgtaagcattttttttttgagaattattattttttggtaaaatatctCTTCAAATCAAAAAGTTCATTCAGCTTTTGATTTGAATCATGTGGTCCACATTTGCATAGAcaaaaatattactaaataataaatatgagAAAAATCAGATGTATTTACTTGTTAGGCGAAATTGATTTGATTCAATAATGTTTTCTAAATATAACTTAACGAATTTCTAAATGAGGTAAAAATGCAGTGACATTTTCTATAATCATGAATATAAATGTTTGATAGATATTGCCTTTTTTAAATCTTATAATAATATATGCGctataaagttttattttacGAACACTCAATGTCTAGATTTACGAATCTAACAATTACTTTATAAATTTCAACATTAATAATGATGATATATAATATTACCATAAAAAGGATAGTTTTAAGGTTGCTATATAGATTTAAGATTAGTGTATAGTcgaattaattatatatatagtatatcttCTTTTAAATTCTTACGTAGAATTAAGTTGGTTACAACACAATATTTCCTCTCTGATGTAACTAAAAGACTGAAACTTCTTCATGTTCAAAAGCTTCATGTTTGTTTGCTACTCTGCATATTTCGTCTTCCTCTCCACTCCAACAAGCTTACGTGCGTCTCTCCCATCCCACCTGCTCCCAACTCGTCGCCTTTCCTCTTCGCTCTCCAAAGAGGTTTCGCATCTCTCTCCTCCCGCTTCTTTCCCTTCTTACACTTCTCCTTAAACTGTATCCACAGACATCTGCaaaatttgttctttttaaaCTGTAACCGCTTCAAACGTATAAATACTAAACGATATCGAAAGTTCCATGAATTACAGTCGTTTCCCATGAATTTTACAATGACATTTAACATGAAGATTTAAccaataaaagaaatatttttttgtcaaaaaaataaaagaaatatttataatatattcgACAATAAAGATTAAAGACAGCCTTCAATTTCATTTTTGAAACGCTCTCATGGAACCGGAACCGCTTCAACCGTATAAATTCTGAATAATCAGTTCCGTTTTCAGACAAAAAGTTGtcacttttctctctctctctctctcgctttcGATCACTCCCGCCGATACAATCCTCCGGCGGCTCAAAACCAATCCACGGTGAGTTCTTCAGAAACCCAATCCATCGAATCTTTCGTTTCATTTGTAGTCTAAAGTTTTGTGATTTATTAGAGAAACTCTTTCAATCAAAGATTCCTTTTTTATGCTGTTTGTTGTTTGTTGATGCTCTTAGGGTTTCGTTTCGTGATGTCTGGGATGGATCGGATCAGCGAGTTGCCGGAATGTTTGTTAACTCAAATACTCTCATACCTTCCGACAAATCAATCGGTGCAGACAAGTGTTTTGTCCAAGAGATGGGAGAATCTGTATTTAAGCGTTCCCGGTCTTGACTTAAATTGCTCTGTTCTTCCTAATTATGATGCTGATGAAGTGATCTTAAGCTTCTTAAGCTTCATTGACAAGCTTCTCGAGTTTAGCCCTGAGTCAGTTCTGTTTAAAGTCAAGGTTCAGTGCAGAGACACAATGATAGATGGGTTCAGGGATCGGATCGGTATGATGATTGACCGGGGGACACAGCATCTTGATGTTGTGAGCAGTACCCATTGTTTAGAGGACGACAATTTTCACTATCCTATTGTTGATATGATGCCTATGAATCTCTACACGAGCAAGACATTGGTTTACTTAAAGCTCTCCTCTTCTGGACTTATGGATCCTGGTTTTGTTTCCATGCCTTGTCTTAAATTCATGCATCTTGAAGAAGTCAAATGGCGTGTGCATCTGGAGAAGCTTCTCTCAGGGTGTCCTGTTCTTGAGGAGCTGACATTGTCGAGGGATATGGATGATGATTATGCAATTGGGAATGAAGAGTTTATGGTTATGCGTGTGAGGTCTCAGAGCTTGAAGAGGTTTAGTGTGCTGCCGCTTAGGCAGGCAAGGGATTACCATTCCAGAGTGGAATGCACACTTGAGATTGatgctcctggtcttgagcatatGAGTCTCGGAGATGATCAGTTTGATAGGATTGTGGTAAAGAACCTGCCTTCTTTGTTGGTGGTTGAGCTTGATATCAAGTTCTTTGTCAAGGTTGGCGTGCTTTTTAATACTTGGGACGTATCAAAGAGCAATGAGATCCGTGATTTTCTCAATGGGATATCGAGTGTTGGACATATGATCATCTCTGGGATGACAGTGCATGCCTTTGAACATTACTCAAAAGCAGGAATCATCCCCAAGTTCAACAACTTGTCCCGTTTACAAGCAGTGTTCCATGGCAAGTTATTGCAGTTTCTGCCAGCCTTTCTTGAGTGTTGCCCCAATCTGAAGCACCTAATCTTGGTAAAAACATTACTGTTgtccttatgttttttttttatggatgTGTGTTTTTAAAAAcccagcttttttttttgtgttgtttaCAGAAGGTTCTTTATCCAGAGGAGATGGATGAGGGATTGGAACTCACAGATGTTCCACGGTGTGTCTCAACGACTCTTGAGTGTGTTGAGATTCAAGAAAAATTACAGTGGGAGGAAGGGAAGATGAAAGCAACAAGTTACTTTCTTGGAAACTCAGCAGTACTGAAGAAACTCATTCTGAGCCCCACAGCTTATGATCCTCGAGATGTTCTGGAATCAGAAATATGGGAGAAGGTTAATAAACTCACAAAACGTTCTACAGGATGTGAAATTATCATTCGAGCCATGAAGGAGGAGGTCGTTATCATTTGATGAGTCTTCTTCTTAGTTCTGGTTGGATTCATTTTTACCATTGGTGCTGATACAAGTTCATATTCAGTATGACTCTGCaatcttctcttccttttcttttccaAAAGTCCTAACCTCAGTTTGTTGGATGTCTTTTGGATAAATGATGATCTTGCATTCCCATAAAATTTCAGTTTGGTTACTCTTGGTTTTATATGTTTTACGTCTATAAAAAATTAGGTATTATGCAgctcactttaaaaaaaaatagattttcacCCGCacgaaatatttaatatttttttaatgtctgattaattatgctattacacgataaaaaatattacatagacgatctGATATGCAACAGTGCAACATATTACACGATAAGAAATATTTACATAGtttaaataaacatttttaaaaaattaacaaaacacTTGCAACGTTGTTAATGAAAATTTCATCAGCACTTAAAAGCGCAGataaaaatttaactatatattaaaatttattaaactattgaCCTATAGTCCCATTCACGGTTAACCCAATAGTCTGGTTTGTCGggttgaattaaaaatattaatttaaatatttttaatttttttataatatacatttttattcaacTTTACCAAAAATGATATATGATTTATGGTTTAAcgtaatcatttttttcttgtgaattgttattttttgtaaaatatttctTCAAATCAAATGGTTCATTCAACTTTTGATTTGAATCGTGTGGcccatatttacaaaatattatatatataataaatataagaaaaatcagATGTATTTATTTGTTAGGCGAAATTAATTTGATTCAAAAATGTTTTCTAAATATACCTTAACGAATTTCTAAATGAAGTAAAAATACAGTGACATTTTCTAAAATCATGAACATAAATGTTTGATAGATATTTGCCTTTTTTAAATCTTACAATAATAATTGCGctataaagttttattttacGAACACAATATGTCTAGATTTACGATCTAACAATTACTTTATAAATTTCAACATTAATAATGATGATATATAATATTACCATAAAAATGATAGTTTTAAGGTTGCTATATAGATTTAAGATTAGTGTATAGTcgaattaattatatatatagtatatcttCTTTTAAATTCTTACGTAGAATTAAGTTGGTTTCAACATAATATTTccgttttaataagatagattttttTCGTACGAATATCTCAATAGAAATTATAACTAAACTATgaataaaaacatagaaaatagaaCAACTCCAGTTCAACTCCGGTATGGAAGCGTTAGACCGAatcaaagcaaattcaattccAGTTAAGACAACTgagattggtttggtttggtctaCAAAGACCATTCCTATGCACGCGCTAGAGGATTAAGCCACACAATCGACGTGTTTGTTTGCTACTCTGCATATTTCGTCTTCCTCTCCACTCCAACAAGCTTACGTGCGTCTCTCCCATCCCACCTGCTCCCAACTCGTCGCCTTCCTCTTCGCTCTCCAAAGGTTTCGCATCTCTCTCCTCCCGCTTCTTTCCCTTACACTTCTCCTTAAACTGTATCTACAGACATCTGCAAAATTTGttctttctgaatttttttttatgggtTTCATTTCGTTTCGTTGATTTACGAGTTTACAGTTTTGAGCTCTGTagaagagtaaagacctcaacTTTTCTGATCTTCTCTTTTAGTTAGCGAAATGTCGTTGGATTTGAGTTAGGGTTTTGTGTTCTGTAGCTCAGTCTCACTAAAGTTGGTGTCTTTATGATCCCCTGGGTTGTTTCTTACTCTGATCTTTCCAAAGATGTGAACTTTTAGTAAGTTTATGTAACTGGGTTAGTGAATCTCAGGTTCTGAATGGGTCTTGTGTGTTCTGTAGCTCAGTCTTACTAAAGTTCGTGTCTTTATGATGTTCTCTGTTGTTTTCTTACTCTGAGCTTTGTAGAGGAGTAAAAACGTCAACTTTTTTCATGATCTTCTCTTTTGGGTAACGAAAATGTCGTTGGATTTGAGTTAGGGTTTTCTCTGAGCTCAGTCTCTACTAAATTTCATGTGTTTGTAACTTCCCTGTGTCGTTCTTCTTCGTCTAAGCTTTCAAAAGATGTAAACTTTTAGTAGGTTTATGTGAATTTCAGGTATAAGGTTCAGTGATTAgtgttaattatatatgtatttataccAAGTTCCTTTGCATCTTTGTGGTTGCAGGTTGCAATGTATTCAAGAAGAGAGCTGGATGATTTGGAGTACAGATACTACTCTGAAATGAAAGATGGAACTCGCAAGGTCAAGATCTCTGACTCTCTCTTCAGGTGTCCCTTCTGCTACTTAGACCGCAAGCGTGATTACAACTTTGACGACTTGCTTCGTCATGCTTACAACATCAGCGGTAGTTCCCGCACTAAGGATGGGCGAGAGATAGCTAGACATCTCGCACTTGAGAGATACATGAAGAAGTATCTCCGCCCTCTGGAAAGACCATCATCAGATGTCTCTTCTCTTCATACAGAGGTGTTAACCGGAAGCTGGATAACAGCAGGCTCATCAAGCTCTGCTGCAGGGGAAGTGAATAGCAGCGTTGTCAAATCCAGTTCACCATGTATCGCTGAAGCTGAACCTATGTCTGTCTCAGGAGGAGATGATCCTGTACCAAGCGGTGAAGAAAGACAGATGTTTTCTCCTAAACACAACTCCTCTTTGAGCAACCAAGACAATACACACCCTTCCAAAAGAGCTTGCCTCACTGCTGGTGGTAAAGAGGGAGAAGAACCTGTCCAACAGAGTGGTCTCAGCCATGGTGCTCCAAGATATCCTCAGAGGCGTGATCCTTTGGCTGCTCGTAATGATGGTCTGATGTTTGTGCATCCATGGAAAGGGATCTTGGCCAACATCAGTAGAACTTTTAGTGAGAAGACAAGGAAGTTCGCTGGCGAGAGTGGAAGCAAAATTAGGGAAGAGTTTGTTAGCAAAGGGTTCAATCCCCACAAAGTGGAGCCACTGTGGAACGGCAGAGTTGGTTTCACAGGTTTTGCGATTGTTTACTTTGGTAAAGACTGGGAAGCTTACAGAAACGCCACCATGTTTGAGAAGCACTTTGAAGTCAATCAGTGTGGGAAGAGAGACTATGATTCTGCACGTGATCGTGGCGAAGAGCTTTACGGTTGGATAGCAAAAAGGGAGGACTACTACTCGAGAACTGTAGTTGGAGACCACCTCAGGAAGCAAGGGGACTTGGTGACTGTTTCTGGAAAAGAGGCAGAGCAACAAAGAAGGGCATTCACGCTTGTCTCCAACTTGGAAAACACACTCGAGACCAAAAGCACTAACCTTGAAGAAATAGAGAGCAAGTACAAAGAAACCAGTACAGAGCTTCAGAGGAGTATGAAAGAGAAGGATGAAATGATCAACGCTCATAATGAAAGTatgttttttctctctctcttacttACTGATGAAATTAAATTAGTATTCTCAagcttaatttgttttttaactaatttttcaATGTTTAGAGATGAGTAGCATGCAGCAAAAGGCGCGTGATTATTTGGCGAGTGTGAAAAATGAACATGAAAAGGCAGCTCAGCATCTGGAAGCTCAAAGGAAAGAGTTTGAAGAGAGGGAGAGATATCTTGATAAATGTCAAACGCTGAACAAAACTGAGCGACGAAAGCTTCAATGGCAAAAACAGAAGGTAATGTTCAACATCCTTTGTACAATCCCTTTTTCTTTGTTAAAGTTTTCGCaatgaaatcttttaaattGATTTGTCAGAACTTAATGGCTACTGAAGAGCAAAACAAAGCTGATGAAGAAATGACGAGATTGGCTAAACAGCAACAGGTATAGGCTTTTTCTTTTATTGCATGGATAATGTTGAAGTTGCAGTGTCTGTTTTGATTTGCTGGCTGTTTGTTTTGGCAGAGGGAGAAAGATGAGTTACGTGAGAGAGTCAAAAAGCTGGAGAAAAAACTAGATGATGAGCTGGCATTGGAGCTGGAGATAGAGAGAATGAGGGGTGGGCTGCAGGTGATGGGACACATGGAAGATCCTGATATGAAGGAAGAGATAGAAAAGACAAAGGAAAAACTAAAGGAGAAAGAAGAGGAGTCAGAGTTCCAAGAGTCACTCTATCAAGCTCTTGTTGTTAAACATGGCTACACTAACGACGAGCTTCAGGATGCTCGCAAGGCGTTTATCAGAGTAAGCAATTCTCATCCTCTCTCGCTGTGTCTTTCTTCCTGTAAGGGGAAGAAGTGCTTTGCCATTTGATGTTATGATACTAACCACGTTTAAGCTATGTGTGCAGTCAATGCAAGAGTTGACCTTACGTGGTCAGATCTCTGTGAAGAGAATGGGAGCTTTGGATGAGAAACCTTTCCAAAAACTAACTAAAGAGAGATATCCAGCAGAAGAGGCTGATGTAGAAGCAGCAAAGCTTTGTTCCTTATGGGACAACCACTTGAGAGACTCGGCTTGGCATCCGATTAAGGTCGTCCTAATAGACGGAAACCACAAGGTAACAACAATACAATTCAATACACctccttttctctctctctcttaaacaATGCTGTATACAAATTTTGGCAGGAGGTGCTGAATGAAGAGGATGAGAAGCTGCAGGAACTGAAGAAAGAGCTGGGGGATGAAGTGTTTGAAGCTGTGACACAAGCGCTGATGGAGAGGAACGAGTACAATGGAAGTGGAAGGTACATAGTGCCTGAGCTTTGGAACTTCAAAGAAGGAAGAAAAGCGACTCTCAAAGAAGGTGTGGTTTATCTGATGAAGTTGTGGACGCACCTCAAGCCAAAGCCCAAGCGTAAGTAACAACTTGAAACCGTGTTTGTTGCTAATAAGTTGATACTCGTATATTAAGACTTACGTGagtttttatgatttatattccACAAGAGTAGAGAGACAGTTGTTAAGGTGAGTTCTTGGACGCAGATATTTAATCTATGTGCTTAGTTTATGACTTCATTCCCCTGAATTACATATAACAAGCAGCTACTTAAAAAGATAGTTTCTAGTGAAAGTTTGAGCTTAATGTAACAAAACGTGTTACACAAGAAATGAAAAACACATTTATCAGATTTTCAATGGCGAATAACTTGAACGAGGTCAAGAGCAACATCGTTGTCTTTAATGATCCTCTCAGCTTCTACCTCTTCCGGCAATCCCCAATCGAAGAAGTAAAGTAAATTTAACAACCCTAATTCAACAAGTGTGATTCCCATTGCCATCCCTGGACAGATTCTCCGACCAGAACCAAACGGTAAAAGCTCAAAGTTCAATCCCTTGTAATCTACAGAACTGTCGAGAAACCTGTCAGGGTTAAACTCATCAGGGTTTGTCCAGAGTTTTGGATCTCGTGCAATCGCGTAGACATTGATCATGATCTGAGTTTTGGTGGGAATGTCGTAGCCTTGGATCTTGACTTGAGCTATTGTCTCTCTTGGGAGCAAAAATGGAACTGCTGGGTGCAATCTGAATACCTCTTTAACCACAAGCTTGAAGTAATGAAGCTTTGTGAGATCTTGTTCTGTGATTCTCTCCTTATTGTCTTCTAGGTTTGTCTGAATCTCGTCTTGGACTTTCTTCATCACTCTAGGGTTTCTGATTAGTTCCGTCATTGCCCATATCATTGTGAAGGCGCTTGTGCTAACCCCTGCAATAAATATGTCCTGGTAATAAAAGATACCGTGAGTCACAAGTCTTTGACAAATCTTTCccaaaatagaaacaaaaaaaaaaaaacattaccgAGATCATTCCTTTCAGATGATCCGTGGTGAGCTTGAACGAGTCTCCATCTCTCTCTTGCTCCATCATATCGATCATCACGTTGATTATACCATACCTCTCTACATCTCTTCTCACAGGCCTTAGATGATCATTGAGAATGTTCTGAAAGAAAGTGTCAAGCTCCGAGAAAACATGATCCAATCTCTTGTTCTGACCAGAGATCCAGTCCATGAATCTACCGATCCCTCCCGGGAAAAAGTCAGAGAACATAGAAGTCATCTCGAGTATCTCAGACTTGTGCACAAGATCCACGATGCTATCTTCATCTATGAACTCACACTCATGTAGATTTATCCCAAACGCGATCCTACATACAATACTTCCAACTAATGCGTGAAGGGTTCTCTTCAGACTTACCAGAGATCGCTTCGAAGCAGAGTCCATCAGTTTCTTGACCAACAAGTCATTCTCTTCCTCTCTTATATACCTAAAAGAGTGAAACTTTTTTGTGGTGAAGAGCTCGATCACTGAGAGCTTTCGCATCGCCTTCCATTCTTCGCCGTACGGAGCGAATCCGATGTCTTTAAAGTTGTAAGAGATCTTTCTTGTCCCTTCTGTCTCTGGTCGGCTACAACAGTCTAGGTCGTGGATCTTGAGTACTTCCTCTGCTGCTTCTTTAGATGAGATCACCACCACGGGAACGAAGCCGAAACGCATAAGCATCACTGGTCCGTAAGTTTGGGAGAGGTTCCTGGGAGGTAGCTCATGGAGTTGGTGTAAGTTTCCGATGATCGGAAGCTTCTTTGGTCCCGGAGGCAGATTCCATTTCGAAGGTTTGAAAATTTTCAAGAAGATTAAGAAAAGAGGTAAGAGGAAAAAGAGACAGAGGAACATTGCCATTTTCGTTgctctgtcttttttttttgtttcttctgtaGGTTTTTGTTATACTAAGTTGAAGaatttaacaatttatttatacatagtTACTATATATCTTACAATAAATATGGGTATTTTGCTAATAATTGTAGATGATCCAAAAGTAATATCgattaaaataaagaaaccaggccgacaaaaacaaaataaagaaaccACAACTCTTACGTGTTCTAGAGGTGGATTCATGATTGACACGAATCAATCTTcgaatatatagaaaaatccAAAACCAATCTTGATATAAAATGACCTAAAGGGTAAAGTCAACTGTTTCTTTCACTAGTGCAAGTTAattgtatatattaatataaaaccattttattttttattaccaAGTGTTAATTATTCTAAAGTTcagttttatacttttatagtTTATTGTAATCTTATTGAGAATTTAATAAGCAGATTTTGCATAAAGGCCTTGTTCTACGTTTTCTACAAATGTTGACTACAAAGCTGACCTTCTCCTTCTAACTAATTATATGCACTTAGAGATTTATAATGAAATTGATAAATAGAAGAGTATCATAAGGTTTACTATTCTTAATACTTAAAAGGTCACTCTAGTTGATGTAAAAAAAAGCGTCTCCAGTTTAGAACCAAGCTTAATATAGCACAAACATTTAATAACCCATATCTAAGCCAAAAACCAAATATTTAGTGAAGAACAACTTGAACTAGGTCAAGAGCAACTTCATCTCCGGTGGTGATCTTCTTGGCTGCTTCTTTCTCCGGCAATCCCCAGTCAAAGAAATAAAGCAAGTTCAAAAGTCCAAACTCAACAATGACAATCCCCATCGCCATCCCTGGACAGATTCTCCGACCAGAACCAAACGGTGAAAGCTCAAAGTTTAGTCCCCTATAATCTATTGAACTATCTACAAACCTATCGGGATCAAACTCATCAGGATTTTTCCACACGTTCGGGTCACGTGCTATCGCGTACGCATTGATCAAGATCTGTGTCTTTTTGGGAATATCATAGCCTTGGATCTTGATGTGAGACATTGTCTCTCTCGGTAGCAAAAGTGGAGCTGCTGGGTGTAACCTAAATATCTCCTTCACCATTAGCTTAAAGTAGTGAAGCTTGTTTAGAT is part of the Brassica rapa cultivar Chiifu-401-42 chromosome A09, CAAS_Brap_v3.01, whole genome shotgun sequence genome and harbors:
- the LOC103843080 gene encoding factor of DNA methylation 4 isoform X2; translation: MYSRRELDDLEYRYYSEMKDGTRKVKISDSLFRCPFCYLDRKRDYNFDDLLRHAYNISGSSRTKDGREIARHLALERYMKKYLRPLERPSSDVSSLHTEVLTGSWITAGSSSSAAGEVNSSVVKSSSPCIAEAEPMSVSGGDDPVPSGEERQMFSPKHNSSLSNQDNTHPSKRACLTAGGKEGEEPVQQSGLSHGAPRYPQRRDPLAARNDGLMFVHPWKGILANISRTFSEKTRKFAGESGSKIREEFVSKGFNPHKVEPLWNGRVGFTGFAIVYFGKDWEAYRNATMFEKHFEVNQCGKRDYDSARDRGEELYGWIAKREDYYSRTVVGDHLRKQGDLVTVSGKEAEQQRRAFTLVSNLENTLETKSTNLEEIESKYKETSTELQRSMKEKDEMINAHNEKMSSMQQKARDYLASVKNEHEKAAQHLEAQRKEFEERERYLDKCQTLNKTERRKLQWQKQKNLMATEEQNKADEEMTRLAKQQQREKDELRERVKKLEKKLDDELALELEIERMRGGLQVMGHMEDPDMKEEIEKTKEKLKEKEEESEFQESLYQALVVKHGYTNDELQDARKAFIRSMQELTLRGQISVKRMGALDEKPFQKLTKERYPAEEADVEAAKLCSLWDNHLRDSAWHPIKVVLIDGNHKEVLNEEDEKLQELKKELGDEVFEAVTQALMERNEYNGSGRYIVPELWNFKEGRKATLKEGVVYLMKLWTHLKPKPKRK
- the LOC103843079 gene encoding cytochrome P450 71B29; amino-acid sequence: MAMFLCLFFLLPLFLIFLKIFKPSKWNLPPGPKKLPIIGNLHQLHELPPRNLSQTYGPVMLMRFGFVPVVVISSKEAAEEVLKIHDLDCCSRPETEGTRKISYNFKDIGFAPYGEEWKAMRKLSVIELFTTKKFHSFRYIREEENDLLVKKLMDSASKRSLVSLKRTLHALVGSIVCRIAFGINLHECEFIDEDSIVDLVHKSEILEMTSMFSDFFPGGIGRFMDWISGQNKRLDHVFSELDTFFQNILNDHLRPVRRDVERYGIINVMIDMMEQERDGDSFKLTTDHLKGMISDIFIAGVSTSAFTMIWAMTELIRNPRVMKKVQDEIQTNLEDNKERITEQDLTKLHYFKLVVKEVFRLHPAVPFLLPRETIAQVKIQGYDIPTKTQIMINVYAIARDPKLWTNPDEFNPDRFLDSSVDYKGLNFELLPFGSGRRICPGMAMGITLVELGLLNLLYFFDWGLPEEVEAERIIKDNDVALDLVQVIRH